A section of the Brevinematales bacterium genome encodes:
- a CDS encoding RNA polymerase sigma factor, whose translation MNEIDKAVERIKNGNTEAFGVIYDEFNRMVASVVRKVGRCSRSEIDFHVNEVFFRVYKGIFGFEGKSKLSTYIYRIALNYCFQLSKNVRREREQYTDLEEHDAPVTFEPRSVESVVLEKALDKISPTLRSVVVLYYYENLSVKEVAEIEGISENAVKNRLFHAREKLKKLLGEEHNVHDDLQ comes from the coding sequence GTGAATGAGATTGATAAAGCGGTTGAGCGGATTAAAAACGGCAATACGGAAGCGTTCGGCGTCATTTATGACGAGTTCAATCGTATGGTCGCATCGGTAGTTAGGAAAGTAGGCCGTTGTTCACGCAGTGAAATTGATTTTCATGTGAACGAGGTCTTTTTCAGGGTATATAAGGGTATTTTCGGCTTCGAGGGAAAATCAAAATTATCCACCTATATCTACCGGATAGCCCTGAATTATTGCTTTCAGCTATCGAAAAATGTCAGGCGGGAACGGGAGCAATATACCGACCTGGAGGAACATGACGCGCCTGTTACATTCGAACCGAGAAGTGTGGAGAGTGTAGTGCTTGAAAAGGCGTTGGATAAAATTTCTCCTACGCTTCGTTCGGTTGTGGTGTTATATTATTATGAGAACCTCTCGGTAAAAGAGGTGGCTGAGATAGAGGGGATTTCCGAGAATGCGGTGAAGAACCGCTTGTTTCACGCGAGAGAGAAGCTGAAAAAACTCCTGGGGGAGGAACATAATGTCCACGACGACCTTCAATGA